From Flavobacterium arcticum, the proteins below share one genomic window:
- a CDS encoding NifU family protein, whose translation MEKINIKPTQNADIMKFEFSNFIAKGNNFEYKNIDETANSPLAKQLFYLPFVKSVYISGNFIGIEKYSIVEWGDVQEDVAQQIEDFVNNGGIIITEDTAAKKKLPVTIYVESTPNPAVMKFVYNKLLTKVPAEFKNIDETAASPLARELFKLPFVKEVFFDENYISITKYDVAEWEEITAETRSFIKTFIEEGNVAIDESLIQKTPEAEKQEEAYFDALDVTSQRIINILEEYVKPAVAGDGGNIAFDSYDEKEKRVKVILQGACSGCPSSTFTLKSGIENMLKDMLNDNDIQVEALNA comes from the coding sequence ATGGAAAAAATAAACATAAAACCTACGCAAAATGCTGATATCATGAAATTTGAGTTCAGTAATTTTATTGCAAAGGGAAATAACTTTGAGTATAAAAATATAGACGAAACAGCTAACTCTCCCTTAGCAAAACAATTATTCTATTTGCCTTTCGTAAAATCGGTATATATATCGGGCAACTTTATAGGTATCGAAAAATACTCTATTGTAGAGTGGGGAGATGTACAAGAAGATGTTGCCCAACAAATAGAAGACTTTGTGAATAACGGAGGTATTATAATTACAGAAGACACTGCGGCTAAGAAAAAACTACCTGTTACTATTTATGTAGAAAGCACTCCTAACCCTGCGGTAATGAAATTTGTTTACAACAAACTACTTACCAAAGTACCTGCAGAGTTTAAAAACATAGACGAGACAGCAGCATCGCCACTAGCTCGCGAGCTATTTAAATTACCTTTTGTAAAGGAAGTGTTTTTTGATGAAAACTATATTTCTATTACTAAATATGACGTTGCTGAATGGGAAGAGATAACTGCTGAAACGCGTTCGTTTATAAAAACATTTATTGAAGAAGGTAACGTGGCAATAGATGAATCGCTTATACAAAAAACGCCTGAAGCTGAAAAACAAGAGGAAGCTTATTTTGATGCGCTCGATGTAACATCGCAACGTATTATAAACATACTAGAAGAATATGTAAAACCAGCCGTAGCTGGCGATGGTGGTAATATTGCTTTTGACTCTTATGATGAGAAAGAAAAACGTGTAAAAGTAATACTGCAAGGTGCTTGTAGCGGATGTCCTTCATCTACCTTTACCCTAAAAAGTGGTATAGAAAATATGCTAAAGGATATGCTTAATGACAATGACATTCAGGTAGAAGCACTAAATGCTTAA
- a CDS encoding TspO/MBR family protein, translated as MHRILKIVIMVVTCVAVGYLSGEVTRESVATWYPTLKKPSFNPPNWIFAPVWGVLYVMIGVAAGLVWTKIDDQKEVVKKGLSFFAIQLGLNALWSYLFFGLHNPLIALIEIALLWLMIYETFIQFNKVNKTAGYLFIPYLLWVSFAMVLNASIWWLNR; from the coding sequence ATGCATCGAATACTGAAAATAGTTATCATGGTGGTTACCTGTGTTGCGGTAGGCTACCTATCGGGCGAAGTAACCCGCGAAAGCGTAGCAACATGGTACCCTACCCTAAAAAAACCATCGTTTAACCCACCTAACTGGATATTTGCTCCTGTTTGGGGTGTACTTTATGTTATGATAGGGGTTGCAGCAGGGTTAGTATGGACAAAAATTGATGACCAAAAAGAAGTAGTCAAAAAAGGACTCTCTTTCTTTGCCATACAACTCGGGCTAAATGCTTTATGGTCTTACCTGTTTTTCGGGTTACACAATCCGCTAATAGCTCTTATCGAGATAGCATTACTTTGGTTAATGATATACGAAACATTTATACAATTTAATAAAGTAAATAAAACAGCAGGTTACCTGTTTATTCCTTATTTACTTTGGGTGTCATTTGCAATGGTTCTTAATGCCTCTATATGGTGGTTAAACAGATAG
- a CDS encoding choice-of-anchor L domain-containing protein, with the protein MKKLLLTLLLVLGTIGLHAQSDIVVFNTNPDYEYTAGQTLTFSVMVTNNGPDPAQNVNVSYDIPTGIVITPGINRFWWEGNGTAGTNIALNNTIPLLGVNETVTYTINIKIPGSFGNNNTLPEVEVTYDTQSDIEVMYSDNQENYTPGEQLVYTVSVVNNGPEVASTINVFNAIPAGITSFSWTGSNSTSGTDVDLSDTIQNLPIGQVVTYTITLDVPVSYTGDLTNELNVTGSFIDATPSCAPCSDVDSPPVANVVVVHTNNQQYYAPGAQSVYTLTVTNVGPQVANNIIVNNIVPAGFISSYSWSGDNGTSGTSDLSDVINTLGVNETVTYTISFDVAANFPGDLVSEAVVTTGSTDPDPSCSQCVDIDTSATSSDIETIVTNGQGTYVEGSNTIYTVTVTNNGPAVADNVTVDVAIPSGIVAFSWVGDNGSSGTDVDLQDLIATMAVNESVVYTITLGVPTPFFNPSITVQSSVSSDTADTNPYNNQYSDVDFSPGTEADLVVTNTDSQTTYTAGTEVIYIMTVTNDGPATAQDINVVYDIPNGITEYSWIASNGPDGDNVPLDLNVPTLNAGESIIYSITLVVPESFSGDLVTEATVTSDNDPDTSCTDCIDIDTQELLADIVVVNTNNQDVYTEGATSIYTVTVTNNGPTEAHNVVVQNAIPVGISSFSWTGSNGSSGTDTALDDTIPVLAVGETVTYTINLDVPVGYTDALSSETTVTSDTTDPDTTCDECIDTDYSTNINADLLITKTLASGTTYTAGTNAVYTITVTNQGPGAATNVTVQDIVPAGLTATDAVWYGNGTSGTGDLNDVIATMSPNTTVTYQFTIPVPSDFDQATDITNEVTVTSDTTDPTPDCPDCVHTATPNPQANIVTLKTDNQDTYVAGQNVTYTITVTNPGPSDAYNVVVYDPAPYDIDVLVWQGEGTSGEGEVLTSVPVLPAGGSLEYVVTIAVPDDYEESLNLVNTVTVNSDTPDPEPGCPTCVDTDERAEDFVTVDKFAYTVPELVEDILIDADCVNVSNISWSAGNLNGNFGIGYFEGNNSNFPIQSGIILRCGNAELSEGQYNNPTTSSVASGTGDAELLAVSQANGNFGSINDVTYIQFDFVPLTDTMSFDFLFASNEYGTYQCGFSDVFAFLLTDLTDGSVTNVNLAVIPGTTIPVSVTNIRNSLYNAGCTSANVTYFGQYNPPSPANSAINMLGQTIVMTASSDVIAGHSYKIKLAIGDYNDTAFDSAVFLAAGSFDIGQPELPDNLTLVAGTALCEGEEYELSVDAENPNFVYQWEYEGETILGDDGMPVTETSITVTEPGEYTVLASFISDPDCQLTDTIIVEVIPEVEYNEPADLLFFTNGTDPILFDLTENDELVLSGVPNSEFYYMNYFDSPDGLGTDEAIAIWPPYAYEGEDGQTIYATINNDASYCVTITSFELYVLTQPEDIYLCKAAPHDSQEIFDLVAANSNILSTLLDPAEYTVSYHETLTGAEDGGEFIADPSNYTTTPIDFTDNTKTLYVRVQDNNDPNAFAITPFDIIVSFMPTSIDFSSDPVSICELEDPDDVATFDLTDQVNQIVNGSPDLDLLISMHGTQANAEANIDPLTYPIYDTDETQNQTVYFRVVEEDAPDETCITYIALDLIVNPAPIPVVPEDIQLCDTDNSGDELFDLTSMDGTVLNGLNPNDYEVTYYLTLEDAEDNVGEITDPETYLATVGTTTIYVRLTNNENTDCYGVTSFDITITPTPVVQVPADASACAADDYILPVLPLGNYFTGMGGTGTMLSEGDLITTTQTIYVYAESGTPNNCTGEGSFTVTIYPEPTTPILSDYAQCDYNNPEGVETFDLTTRDSEVTFNDPDVTAVYYTSQADEPVTGEVTRMVTREFKAHFALKR; encoded by the coding sequence ATGAAAAAATTACTACTAACTCTACTATTAGTCTTAGGAACAATAGGGTTGCATGCACAATCTGATATTGTTGTTTTTAATACTAACCCAGACTATGAGTATACTGCGGGGCAAACCCTTACGTTCTCTGTGATGGTAACCAATAATGGTCCTGACCCAGCGCAAAACGTAAATGTATCTTATGATATACCTACAGGTATAGTTATCACACCGGGTATTAATCGTTTTTGGTGGGAAGGTAATGGTACTGCTGGTACCAACATTGCCTTAAATAATACTATTCCTTTATTGGGTGTCAATGAAACGGTTACATACACTATAAATATAAAAATACCAGGTAGTTTTGGTAATAATAATACACTTCCTGAAGTAGAGGTTACATACGATACCCAATCGGATATTGAGGTAATGTACTCTGATAATCAGGAAAACTATACGCCTGGAGAGCAACTTGTTTATACAGTATCTGTAGTAAATAATGGTCCCGAGGTAGCGTCTACTATAAATGTCTTTAATGCTATTCCTGCCGGAATAACGTCTTTTTCTTGGACAGGTAGTAATAGTACATCAGGTACAGATGTGGATCTTTCTGATACAATACAAAATTTACCTATAGGTCAAGTAGTAACCTATACAATAACGCTTGATGTTCCTGTTTCTTATACAGGAGATCTTACAAACGAGTTAAACGTTACAGGCTCTTTTATAGATGCAACTCCATCTTGTGCACCTTGTTCAGATGTAGATTCACCACCAGTAGCAAATGTAGTGGTAGTACATACAAACAATCAACAATATTATGCACCCGGCGCACAGTCGGTTTATACGCTTACAGTAACCAATGTAGGACCGCAAGTGGCGAATAATATAATCGTAAATAACATTGTACCGGCAGGATTTATCTCATCCTATTCATGGAGTGGAGATAACGGTACATCTGGTACATCTGATTTATCTGATGTTATCAATACATTAGGTGTAAACGAAACAGTTACTTATACTATTAGCTTTGATGTAGCAGCAAATTTCCCTGGCGATCTTGTTAGCGAAGCTGTTGTAACAACAGGAAGTACAGATCCTGACCCTTCATGTTCGCAATGTGTAGATATAGATACATCTGCTACTAGTTCAGATATTGAAACAATAGTTACTAACGGACAAGGAACGTATGTTGAAGGTTCTAATACTATATATACCGTTACAGTTACTAATAATGGTCCTGCTGTGGCAGATAATGTTACAGTAGATGTTGCTATCCCTTCGGGCATAGTGGCATTTTCATGGGTAGGAGATAACGGTTCATCGGGAACAGATGTAGATTTACAAGATCTTATTGCTACCATGGCAGTAAACGAAAGTGTGGTTTATACTATAACACTTGGTGTTCCTACTCCTTTTTTCAATCCGTCAATAACGGTACAATCATCTGTAAGTAGTGATACTGCTGATACTAACCCATACAATAATCAATATAGCGATGTAGATTTCAGTCCAGGTACAGAGGCTGATTTGGTTGTTACAAATACAGATAGCCAAACAACATACACAGCAGGGACAGAAGTGATATATATAATGACAGTGACTAATGATGGTCCTGCTACAGCACAAGATATTAATGTAGTATATGATATACCAAATGGCATAACAGAATATTCATGGATAGCAAGTAATGGTCCTGACGGAGATAATGTACCTCTTGACTTAAACGTCCCTACACTTAATGCAGGCGAAAGTATCATTTATTCAATTACTCTTGTTGTGCCTGAAAGTTTTAGTGGCGACCTCGTTACCGAAGCTACAGTAACAAGTGATAATGACCCTGATACTTCTTGTACAGACTGTATAGATATTGACACCCAAGAGCTGTTGGCTGATATTGTTGTAGTTAATACAAACAATCAAGATGTTTATACCGAAGGTGCAACATCTATCTATACGGTTACAGTAACTAATAATGGTCCTACCGAAGCTCATAACGTAGTAGTGCAAAATGCTATTCCTGTAGGAATATCATCTTTTTCATGGACAGGTAGCAACGGCTCATCGGGAACAGATACCGCTTTAGATGATACTATTCCTGTGCTTGCAGTTGGCGAAACAGTTACATATACTATAAATCTTGATGTTCCTGTAGGTTATACTGATGCTTTAAGTAGCGAGACAACAGTAACATCAGATACTACTGATCCTGATACTACTTGCGATGAATGTATTGATACAGATTATAGTACAAATATAAATGCCGATCTTTTAATTACAAAAACACTAGCTTCAGGTACTACTTATACAGCTGGTACAAATGCTGTATATACTATAACAGTTACAAACCAAGGACCAGGAGCAGCAACAAATGTTACTGTTCAAGATATAGTTCCTGCTGGTCTTACAGCTACAGATGCAGTATGGTATGGTAACGGAACAAGTGGTACTGGAGATCTTAATGACGTTATAGCAACAATGTCGCCTAATACTACAGTAACTTATCAGTTTACTATACCTGTGCCAAGTGATTTTGATCAAGCTACAGATATTACTAATGAGGTTACAGTAACTAGTGACACGACTGACCCTACACCAGATTGTCCTGACTGTGTACATACAGCCACACCAAACCCACAGGCAAATATTGTTACATTAAAGACAGATAATCAAGATACATATGTTGCGGGACAAAATGTGACATATACAATTACAGTAACTAATCCAGGTCCTAGTGATGCATATAATGTTGTAGTATATGACCCAGCACCTTATGATATAGACGTGTTAGTTTGGCAAGGAGAGGGTACCAGCGGAGAAGGTGAAGTTCTTACATCTGTACCAGTACTTCCGGCAGGCGGATCATTAGAATATGTGGTTACTATTGCTGTGCCAGATGATTATGAAGAAAGTCTTAATTTAGTAAATACAGTAACAGTTAATAGTGATACTCCAGATCCTGAGCCAGGTTGTCCTACATGTGTAGATACTGATGAGCGTGCAGAAGACTTTGTTACCGTAGATAAATTTGCTTATACAGTACCAGAACTTGTAGAAGATATACTTATAGATGCAGATTGTGTAAATGTTTCTAACATTAGCTGGTCAGCAGGAAACCTTAATGGTAATTTTGGTATAGGTTATTTTGAAGGAAATAACTCTAATTTCCCAATACAGAGTGGTATTATTTTACGTTGTGGTAATGCAGAGCTTAGTGAGGGACAATACAATAACCCTACTACATCATCTGTAGCATCAGGCACGGGAGATGCTGAACTTTTAGCAGTAAGTCAAGCTAATGGTAACTTTGGTAGTATTAACGATGTAACCTATATACAGTTTGATTTTGTACCGCTTACTGATACAATGAGTTTCGATTTCCTTTTTGCATCTAATGAATACGGTACATATCAGTGTGGCTTTAGTGATGTATTTGCGTTTTTACTTACCGATTTAACTGATGGTAGTGTTACTAACGTTAATCTTGCTGTTATACCAGGTACTACTATACCAGTATCGGTAACTAATATTAGAAATTCATTATATAATGCAGGATGTACTTCGGCAAACGTAACTTACTTTGGTCAGTACAATCCTCCAAGTCCTGCGAATTCAGCTATTAATATGTTGGGGCAAACAATTGTAATGACAGCTTCATCAGATGTAATTGCAGGACATAGTTATAAAATAAAACTGGCAATAGGCGATTATAATGATACCGCTTTTGACTCTGCTGTATTCCTTGCTGCAGGTAGTTTCGATATTGGGCAACCAGAATTACCTGATAATTTAACACTAGTGGCTGGAACAGCACTTTGCGAGGGCGAAGAATATGAGTTAAGTGTTGATGCAGAAAATCCAAACTTTGTATACCAATGGGAGTATGAAGGAGAGACTATCCTAGGCGATGACGGAATGCCTGTAACAGAAACTTCTATTACAGTTACAGAGCCTGGAGAATATACAGTATTGGCTTCTTTTATTTCAGACCCTGATTGTCAACTTACTGATACTATAATAGTAGAAGTAATACCTGAGGTAGAATATAATGAGCCTGCTGATTTACTTTTCTTTACTAATGGTACAGATCCTATACTGTTTGATCTTACAGAGAACGATGAGTTAGTACTTAGTGGAGTTCCAAACTCTGAGTTTTACTATATGAATTATTTTGATTCTCCTGATGGGTTAGGTACAGATGAGGCTATAGCAATATGGCCACCATATGCATACGAAGGCGAAGATGGTCAAACCATATATGCTACAATAAATAATGATGCAAGTTACTGTGTAACAATTACCTCTTTTGAGCTTTATGTGCTTACGCAACCAGAAGATATATACCTATGTAAAGCGGCGCCACATGATTCTCAGGAAATTTTTGACCTTGTAGCAGCTAATAGTAATATTTTAAGCACATTGTTAGACCCTGCCGAATATACTGTTAGTTATCATGAAACGCTTACAGGAGCAGAAGATGGAGGTGAGTTTATTGCCGATCCTTCAAATTATACTACTACACCTATTGATTTTACGGATAATACAAAAACATTATATGTAAGAGTTCAGGATAATAATGATCCTAATGCATTTGCTATAACGCCTTTTGATATTATAGTATCGTTTATGCCTACTTCAATAGATTTTTCTTCTGACCCTGTTTCAATTTGCGAATTAGAAGATCCTGATGATGTGGCTACATTTGATCTTACAGATCAAGTAAATCAAATAGTAAATGGGTCGCCAGATCTTGATTTGTTAATTTCAATGCACGGAACACAAGCAAATGCAGAAGCAAATATTGATCCGCTTACATATCCTATATATGATACAGATGAAACTCAAAACCAAACAGTTTACTTTAGAGTAGTAGAAGAAGATGCTCCAGATGAAACTTGTATAACATATATTGCATTAGACCTTATCGTAAATCCTGCGCCAATTCCTGTTGTACCAGAAGATATCCAACTTTGTGATACAGATAATAGTGGTGATGAGTTATTTGATTTAACCAGTATGGATGGTACTGTTCTAAATGGTTTAAATCCTAATGATTATGAAGTTACTTATTACTTAACACTCGAAGATGCAGAGGATAATGTAGGAGAAATTACTGATCCTGAGACATATCTTGCTACTGTAGGAACAACAACAATTTATGTACGTCTTACAAATAACGAAAATACAGACTGTTATGGTGTTACTTCTTTTGATATTACAATAACACCAACACCTGTAGTACAAGTTCCAGCAGATGCTTCTGCTTGTGCAGCAGATGATTATATTCTTCCAGTATTACCCCTAGGTAATTACTTTACAGGTATGGGAGGTACAGGTACTATGCTAAGTGAAGGAGACCTAATTACTACTACACAAACTATTTATGTATATGCTGAATCAGGTACGCCTAACAATTGTACTGGCGAGGGTAGTTTTACAGTAACAATATACCCAGAACCTACCACTCCAATCCTCTCGGACTATGCCCAATGTGACTACAACAATCCTGAAGGCGTAGAAACCTTTGATTTAACCACCCGCGATTCAGAAGTAACCTTCAACGATCCCGATGTAACAGCAGTATATTACACCAGCCAAGCTGACGAGCCTGTTACAGGTGAAGTGACACGAATGGTAACTAGAGAGTTTAAAGCTCACTTTGCGCTTAAGAGATAA
- a CDS encoding geranylgeranylglycerol-phosphate geranylgeranyltransferase: MASRKTRLVLMKTLSLFSVVRGYNIPVIALAQYLSAIFILDKDSRALDVILDPNLFIIVLASSLTIASGYIINNFYDAQKDLINRPKKSMLDRLVSQKTKLQVYFVLNFIVTLLAFLISWRAVLFFSTYIFLIWFYSHKLKKYPVIGNLTAAFLAVLPFFGILMYFKNFYEVIFAHATFLYLLILTRELIKDLENLTGDLANNYRTIPVMFGEKVSKQIITLLTFLTIIPVYLLIDVYSVGYMDIYFYAGMIVIIYFLFQLWKAETQKQYLQLHNILKLLIVAGVFSIILIEPSVLVHGRKLLSVI; this comes from the coding sequence ATGGCATCAAGGAAAACACGATTAGTCCTGATGAAAACCCTTAGTTTATTTTCTGTAGTGAGGGGTTACAATATTCCTGTTATTGCTTTAGCACAATACCTCTCTGCTATATTTATATTAGATAAAGATAGTAGAGCATTAGATGTTATACTCGACCCTAACTTATTTATTATAGTACTGGCATCATCACTTACTATAGCTTCGGGTTATATCATCAATAATTTTTACGATGCACAAAAAGATCTTATCAATCGTCCTAAAAAATCGATGTTAGATAGATTGGTAAGTCAAAAAACAAAACTACAGGTTTATTTTGTGCTTAATTTTATAGTAACGTTACTTGCTTTTTTAATTTCGTGGCGAGCCGTGCTATTTTTTTCAACATACATTTTCCTGATATGGTTTTACTCGCATAAACTCAAGAAATATCCTGTTATAGGCAATCTTACCGCTGCATTTCTTGCAGTATTACCTTTTTTTGGAATATTAATGTATTTCAAAAATTTCTATGAAGTTATTTTTGCTCATGCTACCTTTTTATACCTGCTTATACTTACCCGTGAACTGATTAAAGACCTTGAAAACCTTACAGGTGACTTGGCTAATAATTATCGTACTATACCTGTAATGTTTGGAGAGAAAGTATCTAAACAAATTATTACATTACTAACATTTCTTACCATTATACCTGTATACTTACTTATAGATGTATATAGTGTAGGCTACATGGATATTTACTTTTATGCAGGTATGATTGTTATAATTTATTTTTTATTCCAATTATGGAAAGCCGAAACCCAAAAACAATATTTGCAACTGCATAATATACTGAAATTGCTCATTGTGGCAGGAGTATTTTCTATTATACTCATAGAACCTTCAGTATTAGTGCATGGCAGGAAACTATTATCGGTTATTTAA
- a CDS encoding mevalonate kinase family protein, translating into MKGPLFYSKILLFGEYGIIKDSKGLSIPYNFYNGALKRDDNTSDEAVKSNANLKRFADHLEALQNEDPQLVTFDLDTLNRHIADGMYFDSTIPQGYGVGSSGALVAAIYDRYAKNKITVLENLTREKLLALKIIFAQMESFFHGKSSGLDPLNSYLSIPILINSKDNIEATGIPSQITDGKGAVFLLDSGIVGETAPMVSIFMESLKEKGFRDMLKKQFVKYTDACVDDFLHGDFKSLFANTKKLSKVVLNNFKPMIPEQFHELWQKGIETNDYYLKLCGSGGGGYILGFTQDIQKAKEALKDHKLEVVYQF; encoded by the coding sequence ATGAAAGGACCTTTGTTTTACTCAAAAATACTACTCTTCGGAGAGTACGGAATTATTAAGGATTCCAAAGGATTGTCTATACCGTATAATTTTTATAATGGTGCGCTTAAGAGAGATGATAATACATCTGACGAAGCAGTAAAATCAAACGCCAATTTAAAACGTTTTGCAGATCATCTTGAAGCATTGCAAAATGAAGATCCTCAATTAGTAACATTTGACCTTGATACTCTTAATCGGCATATAGCTGATGGGATGTATTTTGACTCTACCATTCCACAAGGATATGGTGTGGGTAGTAGTGGTGCGCTTGTTGCGGCTATATACGATCGTTATGCTAAAAATAAAATAACGGTTCTTGAAAATCTTACCCGTGAGAAACTGCTAGCACTGAAAATAATATTTGCTCAAATGGAGTCATTTTTTCATGGTAAAAGTTCAGGGCTAGATCCACTAAATAGTTACTTGAGTATTCCTATTCTAATAAACTCGAAAGATAATATAGAGGCTACTGGCATACCAAGCCAAATAACCGATGGTAAGGGTGCGGTGTTTTTACTAGACTCTGGTATTGTAGGCGAAACTGCTCCTATGGTTTCTATATTTATGGAAAGCCTTAAAGAGAAAGGTTTTCGCGATATGCTTAAAAAACAGTTTGTAAAATATACTGATGCTTGCGTAGATGATTTTTTACATGGCGATTTTAAATCGTTGTTTGCTAATACTAAAAAATTATCTAAAGTTGTACTTAACAACTTTAAGCCAATGATACCTGAGCAGTTTCATGAACTATGGCAAAAAGGTATAGAGACTAACGATTATTACCTGAAACTTTGCGGTTCTGGTGGTGGTGGTTACATACTAGGTTTTACCCAAGATATACAAAAAGCAAAAGAAGCATTAAAAGACCATAAGCTGGAAGTAGTTTACCAGTTTTAA
- a CDS encoding pseudouridine synthase, translating into MSNNSSRGNTSGRGGNDRKKPGRPTGSGSNSTRKPSGDKPGGFVKKTTGGSKPLQGRKPFVKKETPSAPKTASNPDELRLNKYISNSGMCSRRDADIYIQSGNVKVNGQVITEMGHRVKLTDKVEFDGTTIMPEKKEYLLLNKPKNFSTSGDEDRDMRNVMELVRNATKAKLQPIGRMDKNTTGLLIFTNDSDMLRKFSLPNQKSFKIYQVSLDKNFKYDDMEKMSQGVTLDGHKLFIDEVSYIENESKNEIGIKLRTQNVRVVRAIFESFKYDVLRVDRVSYAGLTKKNLPRGNWRFLTEQEVINLKNV; encoded by the coding sequence ATGAGTAACAATAGCAGTAGAGGAAATACCTCAGGCAGAGGAGGTAATGATAGAAAGAAACCCGGAAGACCTACAGGTTCTGGAAGTAATAGCACACGCAAGCCATCGGGAGATAAACCTGGAGGGTTTGTAAAGAAAACAACTGGCGGTAGCAAACCGTTACAGGGTAGAAAGCCTTTTGTTAAAAAAGAAACTCCTTCTGCGCCTAAAACTGCTTCTAACCCAGATGAATTAAGGCTTAATAAATATATTTCTAATTCGGGGATGTGTTCACGAAGAGATGCCGATATTTACATACAATCGGGCAATGTAAAGGTAAACGGGCAGGTGATAACCGAGATGGGACACAGGGTAAAACTTACTGATAAAGTAGAGTTTGACGGGACAACAATTATGCCCGAAAAGAAAGAGTATTTACTACTAAATAAACCAAAGAACTTTAGTACTTCGGGAGATGAAGATAGGGATATGCGTAATGTAATGGAGCTTGTAAGAAATGCTACCAAAGCAAAGTTGCAGCCTATTGGTAGGATGGATAAAAACACAACAGGACTTTTGATATTTACTAACGATTCTGATATGCTTCGTAAGTTTTCATTACCTAATCAAAAATCATTTAAAATATACCAAGTTTCATTGGATAAGAATTTTAAGTATGATGATATGGAGAAAATGAGTCAAGGTGTGACTCTAGATGGTCATAAGCTTTTTATAGATGAGGTAAGTTATATTGAGAACGAATCGAAAAATGAAATAGGTATAAAACTACGTACCCAAAATGTAAGGGTAGTTAGAGCTATTTTTGAAAGTTTTAAGTATGATGTGCTAAGAGTAGATAGGGTTTCTTATGCAGGGCTTACTAAGAAAAACTTACCGCGAGGCAACTGGCGTTTTCTAACAGAACAAGAGGTTATAAACCTAAAGAATGTATAA
- a CDS encoding diphosphomevalonate/mevalonate 3,5-bisphosphate decarboxylase family protein — MLSEKDFIPKDYTNTANKGSFEWSAPSNIALVKYWGKKENQIPANPSISFTLNNCKTITKLTFEKKSNNNEDFSFDLLFEGQPKESFRPKIEKFLQRVAIYLPFLKDYHFTIDTQNTFPHSSGIASSASGMAALAMNFMSLEHLLNPDMTDDCFYKKASFLARLGSGSACRSVKGNVVVWGEHNDFSESSNLYGVTFPYIVHENFKNYQDTILLVDKGEKQVSSTVGHDLMHGHPFAQQRFAQAHDNLSKIKEALVSGDVATFIEVVESEALTLHAMMMTSMPYFILMKPNTLEIINKIWAFRAATGIPVCFTLDAGANVHVLYPESNSVKVLEFIKNELVAFCQNSQYLCDIVGTGAVKY, encoded by the coding sequence ATGCTTTCTGAAAAGGATTTTATCCCTAAAGATTATACTAATACTGCCAATAAGGGGAGTTTTGAGTGGAGTGCACCTAGTAATATTGCATTAGTAAAATACTGGGGAAAAAAGGAAAACCAAATCCCTGCAAACCCCTCTATTAGCTTTACGCTGAATAATTGTAAGACTATAACAAAGCTTACTTTTGAAAAGAAAAGCAATAATAATGAAGACTTTTCTTTCGATTTACTTTTTGAAGGGCAGCCTAAAGAAAGCTTCCGACCTAAAATTGAAAAGTTTTTACAACGTGTAGCCATCTATTTACCTTTTCTTAAAGACTATCATTTTACGATAGATACCCAAAATACATTTCCGCACAGTTCGGGGATAGCCTCATCTGCTTCAGGGATGGCAGCGTTGGCTATGAACTTTATGAGCTTAGAGCACTTGCTTAATCCTGATATGACAGATGATTGTTTTTATAAAAAAGCATCTTTCTTAGCACGGTTGGGTAGCGGTAGTGCTTGCCGAAGTGTAAAGGGTAATGTGGTAGTTTGGGGTGAGCATAACGATTTCTCAGAAAGTTCAAACTTATATGGGGTTACTTTTCCGTATATAGTTCATGAAAATTTTAAAAATTATCAAGATACTATTTTGTTAGTTGATAAAGGCGAAAAGCAAGTTTCTAGTACAGTAGGGCATGACCTTATGCATGGGCATCCGTTTGCACAGCAGCGTTTTGCACAAGCACACGATAATCTGTCTAAAATAAAAGAAGCATTAGTTAGTGGAGATGTAGCAACCTTTATAGAAGTAGTAGAAAGTGAGGCACTAACCCTGCACGCTATGATGATGACATCGATGCCTTATTTTATACTAATGAAGCCTAATACGCTCGAAATTATAAACAAGATATGGGCATTTAGAGCCGCTACAGGTATTCCTGTTTGTTTTACACTCGATGCTGGTGCTAATGTACATGTGCTTTATCCTGAAAGTAATAGTGTGAAAGTTTTAGAATTTATTAAGAATGAATTAGTTGCATTCTGTCAAAACAGTCAGTACCTTTGTGATATAGTTGGCACAGGTGCGGTAAAATATTAA